A single region of the Streptomyces caelestis genome encodes:
- a CDS encoding ATP-binding cassette domain-containing protein, with amino-acid sequence MDGYVVRAEALEKRYGEKRALDGFDLAVREGTVHGLLGPNGAGKTTAVRILSTLIRLDGGSATVAGLDVARQPREVRARIGLTGQYAAVDEVLTGRQNLEMFGRLFHLGGKRARLRAAELLEQFDLTDAADRGVGKYSGGMRRRLDLAASMILTPAVLFLDEPTTGLDPRSRGEVWESVRALVAGGTTVLLTTQYLEEADKLASRITVIDQGRAIADDTPDGLKNLVGGDRIEVVVAERAEIPRVVKVVARVTDGEPEADETELRVHAPVTDRVTALTEVARTLQDEGVRVEDIGLRRPSLDDVFLRLTGHRTEKEAAA; translated from the coding sequence ATGGACGGATACGTGGTGCGGGCCGAGGCGCTGGAGAAGCGGTACGGCGAGAAACGCGCCCTCGACGGCTTCGACCTGGCAGTACGCGAGGGCACGGTGCACGGCCTGCTCGGGCCGAACGGGGCGGGCAAGACCACCGCCGTCCGCATCCTGTCCACGCTGATCCGGCTGGACGGGGGCAGCGCGACGGTCGCCGGCCTCGATGTCGCCCGGCAGCCGCGCGAGGTGCGGGCCCGGATCGGGCTCACCGGGCAGTACGCGGCGGTGGACGAGGTGCTCACCGGCCGGCAGAACCTGGAGATGTTCGGCCGTCTGTTCCACCTGGGCGGCAAGCGGGCCAGGCTCCGGGCGGCCGAACTGCTGGAGCAGTTCGACCTGACCGACGCCGCCGACCGGGGCGTCGGCAAGTACAGCGGCGGCATGCGGCGCCGCCTCGACCTCGCCGCGTCGATGATCCTCACCCCGGCCGTCCTCTTCCTGGACGAGCCGACGACCGGCCTCGACCCCCGCAGTCGCGGGGAGGTCTGGGAGTCCGTACGGGCGTTGGTGGCGGGCGGCACGACCGTGCTGCTGACCACGCAGTACCTGGAGGAGGCCGACAAGCTCGCCTCCCGCATCACCGTCATCGACCAGGGGCGGGCCATCGCCGACGACACCCCGGACGGGCTGAAGAACCTGGTCGGCGGCGACCGGATCGAGGTCGTGGTCGCCGAGCGGGCCGAGATCCCGCGGGTGGTGAAGGTGGTCGCCCGGGTCACGGACGGCGAACCCGAGGCGGACGAGACCGAGTTGCGGGTGCACGCACCGGTCACCGACCGGGTCACGGCACTCACCGAGGTGGCGCGGACCCTCCAGGACGAGGGCGTCCGCGTCGAGGACATCGGGCTGCGCAGGCCGAGCCTCGACGACGTGTTCCTGCGCCTGACCGGACACCGGACCGAGAAGGAGGCCGCAGCGTGA
- a CDS encoding ABC transporter permease, which translates to MTAVDLSPPSTRGRTYWLLADCWNIVRRGLTHYRRQPVNIAWQLGFPILSVLLYGYVFGSAMKVPGGGDYTDYLMPGMFAMTMAFGFINTATLVVYDSTKGVIDRFRSMPMASSAVVAGRGVTDLIAACAELAIMMLTALAMGWRPDGGLGFLAAFGLLLWLRFALIWIGVWLGLLVPNPEAAGGLFAVAFPLTMISSIFVAPQDMPDWLGWVAVWNPISSTAAATRELFGTPVSGDTWVEQHALLMAGVWPVILTLVFLPLAVRRFRKLSR; encoded by the coding sequence GTGACTGCCGTCGACCTGAGCCCGCCCAGCACGCGCGGCCGCACCTACTGGCTGCTCGCCGACTGCTGGAACATCGTCCGCCGCGGCCTGACCCACTACCGGCGCCAGCCCGTCAACATCGCCTGGCAGCTGGGCTTCCCGATCCTCTCCGTGCTGCTCTACGGCTATGTCTTCGGCAGCGCCATGAAGGTGCCGGGCGGCGGCGACTACACGGACTACCTGATGCCCGGCATGTTCGCGATGACCATGGCGTTCGGCTTCATCAACACGGCGACCCTCGTGGTCTACGACTCCACCAAGGGCGTCATCGACCGCTTCCGCTCCATGCCGATGGCGTCCTCCGCCGTGGTGGCCGGGCGCGGCGTCACCGATCTGATCGCCGCCTGCGCCGAGTTGGCCATCATGATGCTCACCGCGCTCGCCATGGGCTGGCGGCCGGACGGTGGCCTCGGCTTCCTGGCCGCGTTCGGGCTGCTGCTGTGGCTGCGGTTCGCGCTGATCTGGATCGGTGTGTGGCTCGGCCTGCTCGTGCCCAACCCGGAGGCCGCGGGCGGTCTGTTCGCGGTCGCCTTCCCGCTGACCATGATCTCCAGCATCTTCGTCGCGCCGCAGGACATGCCCGACTGGCTGGGCTGGGTGGCGGTCTGGAACCCGATCTCCTCGACGGCGGCGGCGACCCGCGAGCTGTTCGGGACACCGGTCAGCGGTGACACCTGGGTCGAGCAGCACGCGCTGCTGATGGCCGGGGTGTGGCCGGTGATCCTGACGCTGGTCTTCCTGCCGCTGGCGGTGCGGCGGTTCCGGAAGCTGAGCCGGTGA
- a CDS encoding glutaminyl-peptide cyclotransferase produces MRTQAAAGSAAGSVEQLGVRVLDVLPHDPKAYTQGLEMAGRILYEGTGRAGESSIRLGPPGRPLTVRADLPAPLFGEGVTVLGRTLWQLTWRDHIAIERDAGTLAELRRLPYPTEGWGVCHQPGRGRLVTSDGSARLTFRDPRTLAPTGELLVTLQGRPVPRLNELECVGDRVYANVWPSDRIVRVDTGTGAVTAQIDASGLLTSKEQQHAEVLNGIAALPGSDEFLLTGKWWPKMFRVVFVAR; encoded by the coding sequence GTGCGAACGCAGGCCGCGGCCGGGTCTGCGGCAGGGTCGGTCGAGCAACTAGGGGTCAGGGTCCTCGATGTCCTGCCCCACGACCCGAAGGCCTACACGCAGGGCCTCGAGATGGCCGGGCGAATCCTGTACGAGGGGACGGGCAGGGCCGGCGAGTCGTCGATCCGCCTGGGCCCGCCCGGCCGGCCTCTCACCGTCCGTGCCGACCTGCCGGCACCGCTGTTCGGGGAGGGGGTCACCGTCCTCGGAAGGACGCTGTGGCAGTTGACCTGGCGGGACCACATCGCGATCGAACGGGACGCCGGAACCCTGGCCGAGCTGCGTCGTCTCCCCTACCCGACGGAGGGCTGGGGGGTATGCCACCAGCCGGGGCGCGGCCGGCTGGTCACCAGTGACGGTTCCGCTCGGCTGACCTTCCGGGACCCGCGAACGCTGGCCCCGACCGGTGAGCTCCTCGTCACCCTCCAAGGCCGTCCGGTGCCGCGGCTCAACGAGCTGGAATGCGTGGGCGACCGCGTGTACGCCAATGTCTGGCCCTCCGACCGGATCGTGCGCGTCGACACGGGCACCGGCGCGGTGACCGCTCAGATCGATGCCTCTGGGCTACTGACCTCGAAGGAGCAGCAGCACGCCGAGGTGCTGAACGGCATCGCCGCCCTCCCGGGCAGCGATGAGTTCCTGCTCACCGGCAAATGGTGGCCGAAGATGTTCCGAGTGGTTTTCGTCGCCAGGTGA